CGCATTATTCTGTCCAGCGGCTGGCGTTACCAGTGTGTTTACACCGCGAAGTGCTTTCACCTGACGACCATCATGGAAGAAAATAAATACACCATTCTGTACCGCCTGCTCCTGTTCTGCACGCGTCCAGCGACGTGTCACATCATCGAACGGAGTAGCCGCATAGGTTGTGGATTGGCTCAGACGTTGTCCGGCAATCAGTCCCGCAACATAGGCGGACGTTTCCGCCGAGCTGTAGAATGCATCTCCAAGGCGTACGCCTGTACCGACATTAATCACACCTTCATGGTTGAGCGTAAGCGAACGTGCTGCCGCTTTTTGTGCTGCTGTAGCAGAAGTGTCATCCGCTGCGGAACCGCCAAATACAGCCACCACCGGTTTACCTTCACTACGCACACGTTTCACCCATGCCGCAAAACTCGCAAGCAGAGGTGCATCTGCCGCCTGATCCAAAGCCAAGACGTCGAATTGCTCCCCTTCCAGCGCGCCCTGTACAGCAATGTACTCAGCATTGGTCCGGTCATCGTTGCCACTTACGCCGCCTTTGAATGCCGCCCCCGCAATTGTTGCAACTACAGCTGCACCATCGCCAATCGCCTGAGCCGTTACCCAGACATTTTGTTCATCCGCGTTAATCTCTTTTGCCAGAGAAGCTGCTGTAATATCCGCTGTCAGGAGCGCATACAACATCCGGTTACCTTCGAAGAGACGCACTTCATGTTTCGTATTATCAATCACACCTGGCTGGATGGTGACGTAGAATCCATTTGCACGATCCCCCGGATACTTCGCGTCCAGTTGCAGCACATTGGCATCACTGCTGTCCTTCAAGGTAAGCGTGGCTACTTTGGCCGCAGCACTTGCTACCCGATAAGCGAGCAACTTCTTCGGCCCACCCAACAGGGCGAGCTTCAAGGACGTATAAGCCGTACCGTTGTCCAGCACATTCGACGCATAGATACGTTCAATCGCCGCTTCGCTCCCTACTTCAACAAAAGTCCCCACAGGACCCCAGTTGGCCTTGATTGGTACCACGACCGTTCCCCGCGTACCTGCCTGAATGGCCGAGGATGCTGCCGCCTGAAAATTCATATATAAGCCCGGAAGGACCGGACGATTCGTTTGCTCCCAATTTCCGCCTGCCATTATCCCTTCACCTTCGCTTTCATAAATTGGTTAATTCGTTCTTGCGTTTCTTCAATGGAAAACGTCTCTTGCGCCGCTTCGTACAGCGCACCGTACAGCACCTCTGCCTTAACGGCAAAGAGGGCTTCTGCATGATTCATCAGTTCTGCCCGTGTATACCGCGGGGCTGTCTGTTTGCTTTTTTTCACCGAGCTTGCCATTGCCATCTCACCTCATTTGTTGGACTACTAATTTTGAAACATTGATCTTTAAGGTTGACCTATGAATTTTTGATCCTATGAACCTATGAATTTGAAGCTATAATGTTGAAGCTACATCTATCATCTCAAAGCTATAATCTGGAACCACTCTTAAAAGTGCATGTTCAAAAAGATCGGTTTTCAGTACCGAGAAGATGGGATGAAGTTAGAAATGGAGTAGCAGAGCGTAGGGAAAACTACGTGAGCAACTACAATGTTTCCAAAGGAAACATACTTCGTAAGCTTATGCTTATTCGGCTGAATTCCATATTCGATGCTGATGATGCCGTTAGGCATCCTTTGTAATCAAAAGCACGCTTTTTGAACAACCTCTAATAGAAGGTTCCTCTCGACTAACGTTTACTCCATACCTTTGCTATGGTGAATCTCACGAATGAAAGGTACATTTGTACCCCGGACGATGAATCCGCTGTTGCAACGTCAGGTGAATCTGACCATTCAGATATGCATCCGTCTGCAGATCTGCCGTGATCTCATCCACCGTCACATACCGTGTGTTACCTTCGTGCTCTTTGCCACCCGTTTCAGTGATGGCAAGACGAGATTGCACTGCAAGTTGCTCTACCAACCGAGTAATGGTCTGGCGTGTTAACACCGAATGATCGGTTAGCACATGCCCAATCCACTGTTGTCGAACCTCCAAAGCCGAAGTGCCTGCCATAGACGTGCTGTATCCAGCCAATCGCCATAACACAGACGGCATCTCATATCCTCCGGGCCAGGCATTACCATATACCGACCAGTTCGAGCCAAGCTCTTGCTGTGTCCAGCCTTGAAGCGCAGCTAACCACGCGTCCTCT
The nucleotide sequence above comes from Paenibacillus sp. W2I17. Encoded proteins:
- a CDS encoding phage tail sheath subtilisin-like domain-containing protein, coding for MAGGNWEQTNRPVLPGLYMNFQAAASSAIQAGTRGTVVVPIKANWGPVGTFVEVGSEAAIERIYASNVLDNGTAYTSLKLALLGGPKKLLAYRVASAAAKVATLTLKDSSDANVLQLDAKYPGDRANGFYVTIQPGVIDNTKHEVRLFEGNRMLYALLTADITAASLAKEINADEQNVWVTAQAIGDGAAVVATIAGAAFKGGVSGNDDRTNAEYIAVQGALEGEQFDVLALDQAADAPLLASFAAWVKRVRSEGKPVVAVFGGSAADDTSATAAQKAAARSLTLNHEGVINVGTGVRLGDAFYSSAETSAYVAGLIAGQRLSQSTTYAATPFDDVTRRWTRAEQEQAVQNGVFIFFHDGRQVKALRGVNTLVTPAAGQNNAWKKIRSIRVLDAINTDLQRSAEDTYIGKVNNTEEGRQALISAMKAYLALLAQSNVIEADGYDVILDPAYYGAAPVLKPEADQVFLQWNVKLTDVMEQLFGTFYVQ